In Pyrus communis chromosome 8, drPyrComm1.1, whole genome shotgun sequence, one genomic interval encodes:
- the LOC137743452 gene encoding cytochrome P450 71AU50-like yields MALWIWATIGVLALVRIVQACISKTKNKMLPPGPRGFPIFGSLHLLGKFPTMDLRQLAQKYGDIMYLRLGLQHTVVVSSARAAELFLKTHDLNFANRPPNEGAKHLIFGQKSLSFAEYGSYWTNMRKLCMLELLSNQKINSFKSMRREEVALLIKSVQEDANNRRIANLTDKVMSLGIDMTCRMVFGKKYKDEEFGGRSIVSVMKEGLKLAGVPNLGDFFPCIAPLDLQGLTKKMKAVNKVFDDFYEKIIDEHLQSKDAERTKDFTDAMLAYMGSEESDYRIERLNIKAMMSDMLVASADTSSTTVLWALSELMRHPQVMKKVQKEIKNVVGLNRMVEESDTEKLEYLDMVVKETMRLHPVLPLLLPHAAIEDCTVDGYHIPKKSRVIVNVWAIGRDPSAWEDAEKFVPERFEDSNVDVRGHHFQILPFGSGRRRCVGMQLGITVVHFVLAQLVHCFDWELPDNMLPNELDMTEEFGLAVSRAKNLLAIPLYRLQN; encoded by the exons ATGGCACTTTGGATTTGGGCAACAATTGGGGTGCTTGCCCTTGTTCGCATCGTGCAAGCATGCATATCAAAAACCAAGAACAAAATGTTACCTCCTGGTCCGAGAGGGTTTCCTATTTTTGGCAGCCTCCATTTGTTAGGGAAGTTCCCTACCATGGATCTTCGTCAACTAGCCCAGAAATACGGTGACATCATGTACTTGAGGTTAGGCCTCCAGCATACTGTCGTTGTCTCTTCCGCACGAGCGGCCGAGCTGTTCCTCAAAACACACGACCTTAATTTCGCAAATAGACCACCTAATGAAGGTGCAAAGCACCTCATCTTTGGGCAAAAAAGCTTGAGCTTTGCTGAGTATGGCTCGTATTGGACGAACATGCGAaagctttgcatgctcgaattaCTTAGCAACCAAAAGATCAACTCTTTCAAGTCCATGAGGAGAGAAGAGGTTGCTCTCTTGATAAAATCTGTTCAAGAGGACGCCAATAATCGACGCATTGCCAATCTCACTGACAAGGTCATGTCGCTCGGGATTGACATGACCTGCCGGATGGTGTTTGGGAAGAAGTACAAGGACGAGGAGTTTGGCGGGAGGAGTATCGTGTCTGTGATGAAAGAGGGTTTGAAACTAGCAGGAGTACCTAACTTGGGAGATTTCTTTCCTTGTATTGCACCGCTTGACCTGCAAGGGCTCACTAAAAAAATGAAGGCTGTTAACAAGGTGTTTGATGATTTTTACGAGAAGATTATTGACGAGCATCTTCAATCCAAGGATGCAGAAAGAACGAAGGACTTTACTGATGCCATGCTGGCCTACATGGGGTCTGAAGAATCGGACTACCGAATCGAACGCTTGAATATCAAAGCCATGATGTCG GACATGTTAGTGGCCTCAGCGGACACATCATCAACAACTGTCCTGTGGGCGCTCTCGGAACTCATGAGGCATCCACAGGTTATGAAGAAAGTCCAAAAGGAGATAAAAAATGTTGTAGGTCTGAATAGAATGGTGGAGGAATCAGACACGGAGAAATTGGAGTATTTGGATATGGTAGTGAAGGAAACCATGAGGCTACATCCCGTGTTACCATTGTTGCTTCCTCATGCAGCCATCGAAGATTGCACTGTCGATGGCTACCACATACCGAAAAAGTCACGCGTTATCGTAAACGTGTGGGCAATCGGGAGAGACCCAAGTGCTTGGGAAGATGCAGAGAAGTTCGTACCAGAGAGGTTTGAGGATAGCAACGTTGATGTTAGAGGACACCACTTTCAGATTCTACCGTTTGGCTCTGGCAGAAGACGTTGCGTTGGAATGCAGTTAGGGATTACTGTGGTACACTTTGTGTTGGCTCAGCTTGTGCATTGTTTTGATTGGGAACTTCCAGATAACATGTTGCCAAATGAGTTGGATATGACTGAGGAGTTTGGTCTTGCAGTTTCAAGGGCCAAGAATCTGCTCGCTATTCCTTTATATCGCCTTCAGAATTGA